A window of Fusobacterium sp. SYSU M8D902 contains these coding sequences:
- a CDS encoding coproporphyrinogen-III oxidase family protein, protein MFDIRYKSHHDVKNIIDKKMGRKIVTPFTFNKILKENPITQEGGIYVHTPYCDKICSFCNMNRKQIDNDLNDYTDYLCKEFKKYGEKNYIKEKNITTIFFGGGTPTIYKAHQLEKILSTLRENFNISDNCEFTFETTLHNLTWEKLEIMEKYGVNRISIGIQTFSNRGRKLLNRTYEQEYITNRIKEIRERFKGLICIDIIYNYPDQTDEEIETDAKLACELGVDSVSFYSLMIQEGSQISKDRSENKVIFRYNLARDKELHDKFLDITLSNGYSILEHTKITNGKDEYRYIKNVNSSSDLIAIGVGAGGRVSNYEFFHLNKLITFYAYDNELKFRVKKLSGILQYKKINLSEIKELAKESYDKIYHILKDFEKKGLIVLTDDTMEYTLDGVFWGNSITATLVESMIDNK, encoded by the coding sequence ATGTTTGATATAAGATATAAATCACACCATGATGTAAAAAATATTATTGATAAAAAAATGGGTAGAAAAATAGTAACACCATTTACATTTAATAAAATATTAAAAGAGAACCCTATCACACAAGAGGGTGGAATATATGTACATACTCCATATTGTGATAAAATTTGTTCATTTTGTAATATGAATAGAAAACAGATTGATAATGATCTTAATGACTATACAGATTATCTTTGCAAAGAGTTTAAAAAATATGGAGAAAAAAACTACATAAAAGAGAAAAATATCACAACAATATTTTTTGGTGGTGGAACACCTACAATATATAAAGCTCACCAACTTGAAAAGATACTCTCTACTTTAAGAGAAAATTTCAATATTTCTGATAATTGTGAATTTACTTTTGAAACAACTTTACACAATTTAACTTGGGAAAAATTAGAAATAATGGAGAAATATGGAGTTAATAGAATAAGTATCGGAATACAAACTTTTTCTAACAGAGGAAGAAAGTTACTCAATAGAACTTATGAACAAGAGTATATCACTAATAGAATAAAAGAGATCAGAGAAAGATTTAAAGGACTTATATGTATTGACATCATCTATAACTATCCTGACCAAACTGATGAAGAGATTGAAACTGATGCAAAACTTGCTTGTGAATTAGGTGTAGATAGTGTTAGTTTCTATTCCTTAATGATACAAGAGGGATCTCAAATTTCAAAAGATAGATCTGAAAATAAAGTTATCTTTAGATATAATTTAGCAAGAGATAAGGAGTTACACGATAAATTTTTAGATATTACTCTTTCAAATGGCTACTCAATATTAGAGCATACTAAAATAACAAATGGTAAAGATGAATACAGATACATTAAAAATGTCAATTCATCTTCCGATCTAATTGCTATTGGTGTAGGTGCTGGTGGAAGAGTTTCTAATTATGAATTTTTCCATCTAAATAAATTGATAACTTTCTATGCTTATGATAATGAGTTAAAATTTAGAGTAAAAAAACTTTCAGGTATATTACAGTATAAAAAAATAAATCTTAGCGAGATCAAAGAATTAGCTAAAGAGTCTTATGATAAAATCTATCATATTTTAAAGGACTTTGAGAAAAAAGGATTAATAGTACTAACTGATGATACAATGGAATATACTTTAGACGGTGTATTTTGGGGAAATAGCATTACTGCAACTTTAGTTGAATCAATGATTGATAATAAATAA